A section of the Tamandua tetradactyla isolate mTamTet1 chromosome 4, mTamTet1.pri, whole genome shotgun sequence genome encodes:
- the USF1 gene encoding upstream stimulatory factor 1 isoform X2: MYRVIQVSEGQLDGQTEGTGAISGYPATQSMTQAVIQGAFTSDDAVDTEGTAAETHYTYFPSTAVGDGAGGTTSGSTAAVVTTQGSEALLGQATPPGTGQFFVMMSPQEVLQGGSQRSIAPRTHPYSPKSEAPRTTRDEKRRAQHNEVERRRRDKINNWIVQLSKIIPDCSMESTKSGQSKGGILSKACDYIQELRQSNHRLSEELQGLDQLQLDNDVLRQQVEDLKNKNLLLRAQLRHHGVEVVIKNDSN, encoded by the exons ATGTACAGGGTGATCCAGGTGTCTGAGGGGCAGCTGGATGGCCAGACTGAGGGCACTGGTGCCATCAGTGGCTATCCTGCCACTCAATCCATGACCCAG GCAGTGATCCAGGGCGCATTCACCAGTGATGATGCAGTTGACACAGAGGGGACAGCAGCTGAGACACACTATACTTACTTCCCCAGTACTGCAGTGGGAGATGGGGCAGGGGGCACCACATCAGGGAGTACAGCTGCTGTTGTTACTACCCAGGGCTCAGAGGCATTACTGGGGCAGGCAACTCCTCCTGGCACTG GTCAATTCTTTGTGATGATGTCACCACAAGAAGTGTTGCAGGGAGGCAGCCAGCGCTCCATTGCCCCTAGGACTCACCCTTATTCCCC GAAATCAGAAGCTCCCCGCACGACTCGGGATGAGAAGCGCAGGGCTCAGCACAATGAAG TGGAGCGCCGCCGCCGAGACAAGATCAACAACTGGATTGTGCAGCTCTCCAAAATCATTCCAGACTGCTCCATGGAGAGCACCAAGTCTGGCCAG AGTAAAGGTGGAATTCTGTCCAAAGCATGTGATTATATCCAGGAGCTTAGACAGAGTAACCACCGGTTGTCTGAGGAACTGCAGGGGCTCGACCAGCTGCAGCTGGACAATGATGTGCTTCGACAGCAG GTGGAAGATCTTAAAAACAAGAACCTGCTGCTACGAGCTCAATTGCGGCATCATGGAGTAGAGGTCGTCATCAAGAATGACAGCAACTAA
- the USF1 gene encoding upstream stimulatory factor 1 isoform X1: MKGQQKTAETEEGTVQIQEGAVATGEDPTSVAIASIQSAATFPDPNVKYVFRTENGGQVMYRVIQVSEGQLDGQTEGTGAISGYPATQSMTQAVIQGAFTSDDAVDTEGTAAETHYTYFPSTAVGDGAGGTTSGSTAAVVTTQGSEALLGQATPPGTGQFFVMMSPQEVLQGGSQRSIAPRTHPYSPKSEAPRTTRDEKRRAQHNEVERRRRDKINNWIVQLSKIIPDCSMESTKSGQSKGGILSKACDYIQELRQSNHRLSEELQGLDQLQLDNDVLRQQVEDLKNKNLLLRAQLRHHGVEVVIKNDSN, encoded by the exons GCAGCAGAAAACAGCTGAAACAGAAGAGGGGACAGTGCAGATTCAGGAAG GTGCAGTGGCAACTGGGGAGGACCCAACCAGTGTGGCTATTGCCAGCATCCAGTCAGCTGCCACCTTCCCTGACCCCAACGTCAAGTACGTCTTCCGAACTGAGAATGGGGGCCAG GTGATGTACAGGGTGATCCAGGTGTCTGAGGGGCAGCTGGATGGCCAGACTGAGGGCACTGGTGCCATCAGTGGCTATCCTGCCACTCAATCCATGACCCAG GCAGTGATCCAGGGCGCATTCACCAGTGATGATGCAGTTGACACAGAGGGGACAGCAGCTGAGACACACTATACTTACTTCCCCAGTACTGCAGTGGGAGATGGGGCAGGGGGCACCACATCAGGGAGTACAGCTGCTGTTGTTACTACCCAGGGCTCAGAGGCATTACTGGGGCAGGCAACTCCTCCTGGCACTG GTCAATTCTTTGTGATGATGTCACCACAAGAAGTGTTGCAGGGAGGCAGCCAGCGCTCCATTGCCCCTAGGACTCACCCTTATTCCCC GAAATCAGAAGCTCCCCGCACGACTCGGGATGAGAAGCGCAGGGCTCAGCACAATGAAG TGGAGCGCCGCCGCCGAGACAAGATCAACAACTGGATTGTGCAGCTCTCCAAAATCATTCCAGACTGCTCCATGGAGAGCACCAAGTCTGGCCAG AGTAAAGGTGGAATTCTGTCCAAAGCATGTGATTATATCCAGGAGCTTAGACAGAGTAACCACCGGTTGTCTGAGGAACTGCAGGGGCTCGACCAGCTGCAGCTGGACAATGATGTGCTTCGACAGCAG GTGGAAGATCTTAAAAACAAGAACCTGCTGCTACGAGCTCAATTGCGGCATCATGGAGTAGAGGTCGTCATCAAGAATGACAGCAACTAA
- the TSTD1 gene encoding thiosulfate:glutathione sulfurtransferase, translated as MPAAPGADASGILRLAVAARSMARASTVSLPELRSLLALGRARLIDVRSREEAAAGTIPGAVNIPVTELESALQMEPAAFQALYSAEKPKLEDENLVFFCQMGKRGFQAMQLARGLGYAGACNYAGAYREWLEKEG; from the exons ATGCCGGCGGCGCCGGGGGCGGATGCGTCTGGGATCCTGCGACTTGCAGTCGCTGCGCGCAGCATGGCCCGAG CGTCCACGGTCTCGCTCCCTGAACTCCGTTCGCTTCTAGCCTTGGGCCGGGCCCGGCTCATCGACGTGCGATCTCGGGAGGAGGCGGCAGCCGGGACCATTCCAGGGGCGGTCAACATCCCGG TGACTGAGTTGGAAAGTGCCCTGCAGATGGAGCCAGCTGCTTTCCAGGCTTTGTACTCAGCTGAGAAGCCAAAGCTGGAAGATGAGAACCTCGTTTTCTTCTGTCAAATGGGCAAGCGGGGCTTCCAGGCCATGCAGTTGGCCCGAGGCCTTGGATATGCTGG GGCTTGCAACTATGCTGGGGCCTATAGAGAATGGTTGGAGAAAGAGGGTTAA